The following are encoded together in the Macrobrachium rosenbergii isolate ZJJX-2024 chromosome 21, ASM4041242v1, whole genome shotgun sequence genome:
- the LOC136849873 gene encoding LOW QUALITY PROTEIN: spermatogenesis-associated protein 20 (The sequence of the model RefSeq protein was modified relative to this genomic sequence to represent the inferred CDS: inserted 1 base in 1 codon): MLRNIGSVGRWISKISSQPIRESLTRTMASAIEGSSSGGGEKKNRXASEKSPYLLQHATNPVHWYPWGEEAFSDARKENKLIFLSVGYSTCHWCHVMERESFENPDIAKIMNANFINVKVDREERPDVDKVYMTFVTSLSGSGGWPMSVWLTPDLKPVYGGTYFPPNNRYYGQPGFAQLMSLATQWQEEQDKFKESGKFIMEVLDRTARLSAPDTSDIPNEEAVSKCYAQLAQAFEPRYGGFSGAPKFPQPSNFNFLFTNYALHPSTDDAKRGLEMSLYTLRKMDQGGIHDHVSQGFARYSTDEMWHVPHFEKMLYDQAQLTISFLDAYVITGEPRFAEVVRDILTYVSRDLSHPSGGFYSAEDADSLPTSESQEKKEGAFCVWTHEEINKILSTPVKEASETTLADVFCHHYCVVDGGNVDPYKDPHDELKNQNVLMEHGSLEETAQEFNLTQEECDLALAKSRKILYEERQKRPKPHLDDKMVTAWNGMMLGAMAKAGAILGDEQYLQRALEAAEFVKTHLYKDGKLLRAAYAAAEGSVSLGSCISGFVDDYAWIVRSFLYLYEATLDTTWLELAEELQDKQNELFWDPEGTGYYMTEKGDDSILLRIKEDQDGAEPSANSVSAVNLVRLSPLLERTDYREKAEAIFRLFSGRLNKIPVALPEMTTALLLHLNPTVQIILAGKNGTESLKSMLTTLHGLQIPNRVLLLADDNTGSFLYARHKSLNNYHPKSNETLAYVCHDFKCSLPVNKPDLLKETLKTHLTASLREKKI; encoded by the exons GAATATCGGTAGCGTAGGCAGATGGATCAGTAAAATTAGTAGCCAGCCAATCAGAGAGAGTTTGACAAGAACGATGGCCAGCGCTATTGAAGGATCGTCCAGCGGCGGCGGCGAAAAGAAAAATC TGGCGTCGGAGAAGTCGCCTTATCTTTTGCAGCATGCTACGAATCCTGTTCACTG GTACCCTTGGGGCGAGGAAGCCTTTAGTGACGCTCGCAAGGAGAACAAGCTCATTTTCCTCAGTGTGGGTTACTCAACATGTCACTGGTGTCATGTGATGGAGAGGGAGAGCTTTGAAAATCCAGATATTGCAAAAATCATGAATGCCAATTTCATCAACGTCAAAGTTGATCGAGAAGAGAGGCCGGATGTGGATAAAGTGTACATGACGTTTGTCACG TCGCTGAGTGGTAGTGGAGGTTGGCCTATGAGTGTTTGGCTGACTCCAGATCTCAAACCTGTGTATGGCGGGACATATTTTCCACCTAACAACCGGTATTACGGTCAGCCCGGTTTCGCCCAACTTATGTCGTTAGCTACTCAG tGGCAAGAGGAACAAGACAAGTTTAAAGAGTCTGGTAAATTCATCATGGAAGTTTTGGACCGCACAGCCCGTTTATCTGCGCCAGATACCTCAGATATTCCAAACGAGGAAGCTGTTTCTAA atgtTATGCTCAGCTTGCACAAGCATTTGAACCACGTTACGGAGGGTTCAGCGGAGCACCGAAATTCCCTCAGCCATcgaatttcaatttccttttcactaaTTATGCTCTTCACCCATCAACTGATGATGCCAAA CGCGGCCTTGAGATGTCGCTGTACACGCTACGCAAGATGGACCAGGGAGGTATACACGATCATGTTTCCCAGGGGTTTGCAAG GTATTCAACCGATGAAATGTGGCACGTTCCACATTTCGAAAAAATGTTGTATGATCAAGCCCAGCTGACGATTTCCTTTCTCGACGCCTATGTCATTACTGGAGAGCCTCGGTTTGCTGAAGTTGTGCGAGACATATTGACCTATGTGTCCAGGGATCTCAGCCATCCG AGTGGTGGATTCTACAGTGCTGAAGACGCAGACTCACTTCCAACTTCGGAATCacaggagaagaaagagggagccTTCTGTGTTTGGACACATGAGGAGATAAACAAAATCCTTTCTACGCCTGTAAAAGAAGCCAGTGAAACGACCCTTGCTGATGTGTTTTGCCATCATTACTGTGTTGTAGACGGAGGCAACGTAGACCCTTATAAA gaTCCTCACGATGAACTGAAGAACCAAAATGTCTTAATGGAGCACGGCAGCCTTGAAGAAACTGCGCAGGAATTCAACTTGACCCAGGAGGAATGCGACCTAGCGCTTGCAAAGAGCCGGAAGATACTTTATGAAGAACGTCAGAAGAGACCGAAGCCTCATCTAGATGATAAAATGGTTACAGCCTGGAATG GTATGATGTTAGGTGCAATGGCAAAAGCAGGAGCTATCTTAGGGGATGAGCAGTATCTCCAGAGGGCCTTGGAAGCTGCAGAATTTGTCAAGACACATTTATACAAGGACGGCAAACTGCTCCGTGCCGCATATGCTGCTGCAGAGGGTAGTGTATCTCT tgGTTCCTGCATCTCTGGGTTTGTCGACGACTATGCATGGATAGTTCGAAGCTTCCTCTATCTTTACGAAGCTACATTGGATACCACTTGGCTGGAATTAGCTGAGGAGCTGCAAGATAAACAGAATGAGCTCTTTTGGGATCCAGAAGGAACTGGATATTACATGACTGAAAAAGGAGATGATTCCATACTTCTTCGAATCAAGGAAG accAAGATGGTGCGGAGCCTTCAGCAAATTCCGTATCTGCCGTTAATCTGGTCCGTTTAAGTCCACTGTTGGAGAGAACAGATTATCGTGAGAAAGCAGAAGCCATATTTCGTCTGTTTTCTGGGCGGCTGAATAAGATTCCAGTTGCTCTTCCAGAAATGACAACAGCATTATTGCTTCATTTGAATCCAACAGTGCAG attaTTCTTGCGGGCAAAAATGGTACAGAATCATTGAAGAGCATGCTGACGACCTTGCATGGACTTCAGATCCCCAACAGAGTCTTGTTGTTGGCAGACGACAACACGGGATCATTTTTGTACGCTCGTCACAAATCACTCAACAACTACCATCCGAAGTCCAATGAGACTTTAGCCTACGTCTGCCACGATTTCAAATGTTCGCTGCCTGTGAACAAGCCAGATCTTCTGAAGGAGACATTGAAGACTCACCTGACAGCCTCTTT aaggGAGAAAAAGATATGA
- the LOC136849874 gene encoding glycine receptor subunit alphaZ1-like isoform X3 — MVLFHSRIPTHNDQVHPTNASAVLPVPSAPGDPSEQVDRDSHGLFPASYDRFAVPIPPGGDVLPVVFSVKVRDIFAINEASMDITLEWYIRMYWTDHRLQPPLQSFRESSPWINIDPAHTSRMWIPTVYIDHAKEITMPSLLVLPRSLRITKQGLMRYSTSVITKIACPMDFTAYPFDKQVCFMRLEGYQYRTFEVEYSWHETGIQISNSLRTDHFTANFQIDGNERVQHENSATFPSVQLRISLYRKMSYHVMNTYIPSGLFVIVSWLTFFIPVEVVPGRMVLTITTLLTMVSMFSTVRSESPKVSYAKAIDMWMFFCIILVFTVLVEYTFVVYLHFRAKKFEMGQVRPQAFVESFNKSTNIASDQASVAVNGTTSEDKKKNLFAIWEVRLERYTIVFLSSVFFIFNFTYWPFWLSYRIPDTSLY; from the exons ATGGTGCTGTTTCATTCGCGCATCCCAACTCACAACGACCAGGTTCATCCCACGAATGCATCCGCAGTCCTTCCTGTGCCTTCCGCACCTGGGGATCCCTCTGAGCAAGTAGATAGGGACAGTCATGGCCTCTTTCCAGCATCCTATGACAGATTCGCTGTGCCCATCCCCCctggaggag ATGTTTTGCCTGTGGTGTTCAGTGTCAAAGTACGGGACATTTTTGCCATCAATGAAGCTTCTATGG acatcaCGTTGGAGTGGTATATCCGAATGTATTGGACTGACCATCGTCTTCAGCCTCCTTTACAATCCTTCCGAGAGTCATCACCTTGGATTAACATTGACCCTGCACATACAAGTCGGATGTGGATACCCACTGTGTATATAG ATCATGCCAAGGAAATCACCATGCCTTCATTGCTGGTTCTCCCTCGCTCTCTTAGGATAACCAAACAAGGTCTTATGCGATATTCTACATC AGTCATTACCAAGATAGCATGCCCCATGGACTTCACAGCTTACCCCTTTGACAAGCAAGTTTGTTTCATGAGGCTGGAAGGTT ATCAATACAGAACCTTTGAGGTGGAATATAGCTGGCATGAAACTGGGATCCAGATCAGCAACTCACTCAGGACAGATCACTTCACCGCAAACTTCCAGATCGATGGAAACGAACGAGTTCAGCATGAAAATT CAGCAACTTTCCCATCAGTGCAACTGAGGATCAGCTTGTATCGGAAAATGAGCTACCACGTAATGAACACGTACATCCCATCGGGCTTGTTTGTGATTGTATCATGGCTAACCTTCTTCATTCCTGTGGAGGTGGTTCCAGGGAGAATGGTCTTGACAATAACAACTCTTCTGACAATGGTCTCCATGTTTAGCACTGTAAG GTCTGAATCTCCGAAAGTGTCTTATGCAAAAGCTATTGATATGTGGATGTTTTTCTGCATCATACTGGTATTTACTGTACTAGTGGAATACACATTTGTGGTCTACCTTCATTTCCGAGCTAAGAAATTTGAGATGGGGCAGGTGAGACCACAGGCCTTCGTGGAATCCTTTAACAAGTCCACAAACATTGCTAGTGATCAG GCTTCTGTTGCAGTCAATGGAACAACCAGtgaggataagaagaagaatctcTTTGCTATTTGGGAGGTTCGGCTGGAGAGGTACACCATTGTCTTTTTATcgtcagtatttttcatttttaacttcacTTACTGGCCATTTTGGTTATCATACAGAATACCAGACACGTCATTATACTGA
- the LOC136849874 gene encoding glycine receptor subunit alphaZ1-like isoform X2 encodes MWVIRCLRIFTVLYLLVLRLTTKCSKTERDDIDESMVLFHSRIPTHNDQVHPTNASAVLPVPSAPGDPSEQVDRDSHGLFPASYDRFAVPIPPGGDVLPVVFSVKVRDIFAINEASMDITLEWYIRMYWTDHRLQPPLQSFRESSPWINIDPAHTSRMWIPTVYIDHAKEITMPSLLVLPRSLRITKQGLMRYSTSVITKIACPMDFTAYPFDKQVCFMRLEGYQYRTFEVEYSWHETGIQISNSLRTDHFTANFQIDGNERVQHENSTFPSVQLRISLYRKMSYHVMNTYIPSGLFVIVSWLTFFIPVEVVPGRMVLTITTLLTMVSMFSTVRSESPKVSYAKAIDMWMFFCIILVFTVLVEYTFVVYLHFRAKKFEMGQVRPQAFVESFNKSTNIASDQASVAVNGTTSEDKKKNLFAIWEVRLERYTIVFLSSVFFIFNFTYWPFWLSYRIPDTSLY; translated from the exons ATGTGGGTAATTCGTTGCCTGAGAATTTTCACAGTCCTTTATCTCCTTGTACTACGGCTGACGACGAAGTGTTCAAAGACAGAAAG aGATGACATTGACGAATCGATGGTGCTGTTTCATTCGCGCATCCCAACTCACAACGACCAGGTTCATCCCACGAATGCATCCGCAGTCCTTCCTGTGCCTTCCGCACCTGGGGATCCCTCTGAGCAAGTAGATAGGGACAGTCATGGCCTCTTTCCAGCATCCTATGACAGATTCGCTGTGCCCATCCCCCctggaggag ATGTTTTGCCTGTGGTGTTCAGTGTCAAAGTACGGGACATTTTTGCCATCAATGAAGCTTCTATGG acatcaCGTTGGAGTGGTATATCCGAATGTATTGGACTGACCATCGTCTTCAGCCTCCTTTACAATCCTTCCGAGAGTCATCACCTTGGATTAACATTGACCCTGCACATACAAGTCGGATGTGGATACCCACTGTGTATATAG ATCATGCCAAGGAAATCACCATGCCTTCATTGCTGGTTCTCCCTCGCTCTCTTAGGATAACCAAACAAGGTCTTATGCGATATTCTACATC AGTCATTACCAAGATAGCATGCCCCATGGACTTCACAGCTTACCCCTTTGACAAGCAAGTTTGTTTCATGAGGCTGGAAGGTT ATCAATACAGAACCTTTGAGGTGGAATATAGCTGGCATGAAACTGGGATCCAGATCAGCAACTCACTCAGGACAGATCACTTCACCGCAAACTTCCAGATCGATGGAAACGAACGAGTTCAGCATGAAAATT CAACTTTCCCATCAGTGCAACTGAGGATCAGCTTGTATCGGAAAATGAGCTACCACGTAATGAACACGTACATCCCATCGGGCTTGTTTGTGATTGTATCATGGCTAACCTTCTTCATTCCTGTGGAGGTGGTTCCAGGGAGAATGGTCTTGACAATAACAACTCTTCTGACAATGGTCTCCATGTTTAGCACTGTAAG GTCTGAATCTCCGAAAGTGTCTTATGCAAAAGCTATTGATATGTGGATGTTTTTCTGCATCATACTGGTATTTACTGTACTAGTGGAATACACATTTGTGGTCTACCTTCATTTCCGAGCTAAGAAATTTGAGATGGGGCAGGTGAGACCACAGGCCTTCGTGGAATCCTTTAACAAGTCCACAAACATTGCTAGTGATCAG GCTTCTGTTGCAGTCAATGGAACAACCAGtgaggataagaagaagaatctcTTTGCTATTTGGGAGGTTCGGCTGGAGAGGTACACCATTGTCTTTTTATcgtcagtatttttcatttttaacttcacTTACTGGCCATTTTGGTTATCATACAGAATACCAGACACGTCATTATACTGA
- the LOC136849874 gene encoding glycine receptor subunit alphaZ1-like isoform X1, with protein MWVIRCLRIFTVLYLLVLRLTTKCSKTERDDIDESMVLFHSRIPTHNDQVHPTNASAVLPVPSAPGDPSEQVDRDSHGLFPASYDRFAVPIPPGGDVLPVVFSVKVRDIFAINEASMDITLEWYIRMYWTDHRLQPPLQSFRESSPWINIDPAHTSRMWIPTVYIDHAKEITMPSLLVLPRSLRITKQGLMRYSTSVITKIACPMDFTAYPFDKQVCFMRLEGYQYRTFEVEYSWHETGIQISNSLRTDHFTANFQIDGNERVQHENSATFPSVQLRISLYRKMSYHVMNTYIPSGLFVIVSWLTFFIPVEVVPGRMVLTITTLLTMVSMFSTVRSESPKVSYAKAIDMWMFFCIILVFTVLVEYTFVVYLHFRAKKFEMGQVRPQAFVESFNKSTNIASDQASVAVNGTTSEDKKKNLFAIWEVRLERYTIVFLSSVFFIFNFTYWPFWLSYRIPDTSLY; from the exons ATGTGGGTAATTCGTTGCCTGAGAATTTTCACAGTCCTTTATCTCCTTGTACTACGGCTGACGACGAAGTGTTCAAAGACAGAAAG aGATGACATTGACGAATCGATGGTGCTGTTTCATTCGCGCATCCCAACTCACAACGACCAGGTTCATCCCACGAATGCATCCGCAGTCCTTCCTGTGCCTTCCGCACCTGGGGATCCCTCTGAGCAAGTAGATAGGGACAGTCATGGCCTCTTTCCAGCATCCTATGACAGATTCGCTGTGCCCATCCCCCctggaggag ATGTTTTGCCTGTGGTGTTCAGTGTCAAAGTACGGGACATTTTTGCCATCAATGAAGCTTCTATGG acatcaCGTTGGAGTGGTATATCCGAATGTATTGGACTGACCATCGTCTTCAGCCTCCTTTACAATCCTTCCGAGAGTCATCACCTTGGATTAACATTGACCCTGCACATACAAGTCGGATGTGGATACCCACTGTGTATATAG ATCATGCCAAGGAAATCACCATGCCTTCATTGCTGGTTCTCCCTCGCTCTCTTAGGATAACCAAACAAGGTCTTATGCGATATTCTACATC AGTCATTACCAAGATAGCATGCCCCATGGACTTCACAGCTTACCCCTTTGACAAGCAAGTTTGTTTCATGAGGCTGGAAGGTT ATCAATACAGAACCTTTGAGGTGGAATATAGCTGGCATGAAACTGGGATCCAGATCAGCAACTCACTCAGGACAGATCACTTCACCGCAAACTTCCAGATCGATGGAAACGAACGAGTTCAGCATGAAAATT CAGCAACTTTCCCATCAGTGCAACTGAGGATCAGCTTGTATCGGAAAATGAGCTACCACGTAATGAACACGTACATCCCATCGGGCTTGTTTGTGATTGTATCATGGCTAACCTTCTTCATTCCTGTGGAGGTGGTTCCAGGGAGAATGGTCTTGACAATAACAACTCTTCTGACAATGGTCTCCATGTTTAGCACTGTAAG GTCTGAATCTCCGAAAGTGTCTTATGCAAAAGCTATTGATATGTGGATGTTTTTCTGCATCATACTGGTATTTACTGTACTAGTGGAATACACATTTGTGGTCTACCTTCATTTCCGAGCTAAGAAATTTGAGATGGGGCAGGTGAGACCACAGGCCTTCGTGGAATCCTTTAACAAGTCCACAAACATTGCTAGTGATCAG GCTTCTGTTGCAGTCAATGGAACAACCAGtgaggataagaagaagaatctcTTTGCTATTTGGGAGGTTCGGCTGGAGAGGTACACCATTGTCTTTTTATcgtcagtatttttcatttttaacttcacTTACTGGCCATTTTGGTTATCATACAGAATACCAGACACGTCATTATACTGA
- the LOC136849874 gene encoding gamma-aminobutyric acid receptor subunit delta-like isoform X4, which produces MWVIRCLRIFTVLYLLVLRLTTKCSKTERDDIDESMVLFHSRIPTHNDQVHPTNASAVLPVPSAPGDPSEQVDRDSHGLFPASYDRFAVPIPPGGDVLPVVFSVKVRDIFAINEASMDITLEWYIRMYWTDHRLQPPLQSFRESSPWINIDPAHTSRMWIPTVYIDHAKEITMPSLLVLPRSLRITKQGLMRYSTSVITKIACPMDFTAYPFDKQVCFMRLEGYQYRTFEVEYSWHETGIQISNSLRTDHFTANFQIDGNERVQHENSATFPSVQLRISLYRKMSYHVMNTYIPSGLFVIVSWLTFFIPVEVVPGRMVLTITTLLTMVSMFSTV; this is translated from the exons ATGTGGGTAATTCGTTGCCTGAGAATTTTCACAGTCCTTTATCTCCTTGTACTACGGCTGACGACGAAGTGTTCAAAGACAGAAAG aGATGACATTGACGAATCGATGGTGCTGTTTCATTCGCGCATCCCAACTCACAACGACCAGGTTCATCCCACGAATGCATCCGCAGTCCTTCCTGTGCCTTCCGCACCTGGGGATCCCTCTGAGCAAGTAGATAGGGACAGTCATGGCCTCTTTCCAGCATCCTATGACAGATTCGCTGTGCCCATCCCCCctggaggag ATGTTTTGCCTGTGGTGTTCAGTGTCAAAGTACGGGACATTTTTGCCATCAATGAAGCTTCTATGG acatcaCGTTGGAGTGGTATATCCGAATGTATTGGACTGACCATCGTCTTCAGCCTCCTTTACAATCCTTCCGAGAGTCATCACCTTGGATTAACATTGACCCTGCACATACAAGTCGGATGTGGATACCCACTGTGTATATAG ATCATGCCAAGGAAATCACCATGCCTTCATTGCTGGTTCTCCCTCGCTCTCTTAGGATAACCAAACAAGGTCTTATGCGATATTCTACATC AGTCATTACCAAGATAGCATGCCCCATGGACTTCACAGCTTACCCCTTTGACAAGCAAGTTTGTTTCATGAGGCTGGAAGGTT ATCAATACAGAACCTTTGAGGTGGAATATAGCTGGCATGAAACTGGGATCCAGATCAGCAACTCACTCAGGACAGATCACTTCACCGCAAACTTCCAGATCGATGGAAACGAACGAGTTCAGCATGAAAATT CAGCAACTTTCCCATCAGTGCAACTGAGGATCAGCTTGTATCGGAAAATGAGCTACCACGTAATGAACACGTACATCCCATCGGGCTTGTTTGTGATTGTATCATGGCTAACCTTCTTCATTCCTGTGGAGGTGGTTCCAGGGAGAATGGTCTTGACAATAACAACTCTTCTGACAATGGTCTCCATGTTTAGCACT GTCTGA